TTCCGTTCTGCTGCGCAAATGCTGCTGCATCTTCGACGAAGGACTCCACCCGGAGAATATCCTCATCCAGCACCGTGTCAGAACGTGGGGTGGGCAGAGGTGTTGGGGATAAACTGGTGTTGATGTCACGGATGATCGCCACCCGCCATTCTGTCCCGTCGAAGGTGACTGTTGACCAGTAAAGTTCACGCGACACTTCTTTCTTCCAGTCCGTGTCCCAGAAAGTATATACCCCCCGGCCGGATGACTCTGCAACTACCTTCTCTGCCAGTATTTGAATCTCTGTTGACTGGTAGAGAGGATCCGTAAAGGTATTCTTCCCGACTTCCTCTTCATTCGTCTCATAGAGAATGGTCCCATCTGTCTGCAGAACCATGAACTCATATCCCGTCTCTTTCGTGATGGGACGGAAATACTGTCGCAAGAAGATCTCCGGACGGAAAGTGAGGTCGGTGTATCCGAGATAGGCACCTGTATCAGAGAATATCGGATAACTCAGGGATATGCCGGGGAAGCCTTCTTCAAGCATGAATATCCCGCTCAACACCGGTTCTTTCACCTCGTTTGCATACTGCACCTCAGACTGGTAGCCGAGATCCATGCCTGCAATGATCTCGTAGTGCGCCGGTGCCGCGGCCGTTACGATTCCCTCAGGGTCAATCGCCAGTGACGAGATCACATACGGTGACGTTCCCGTAAGTTTCTCCTGTAGCAGCGTATTTGCGGCAACGCCTGTAATACCGGTTTGTGACAATTCTTTTGCATTCTCTGCATTGCTCTCCTGCAACTGGGAAAGCCCGGAAGAAACATTCGCTATTGCACAATCAAGAAGAACTGTCATTTCATTATCTCCCGGCGTGACGGTAGCATCAGGAGAAGTGGTGCACCCTGCCGAAAATAAACAGAGGCATACACCAACAATAACAAGAACACTGAATCGGTTAACCATTAGTGAAAAATGGAACATCACAACAATTAAATGATACGAATAGACTGCCCACGGCAGAACCCAAAAAAATGAAATTCCTATTGAGGAGAATTGCGAATCTCGTCCAGAACATCCGCAACGATCTCAATGCCAGCCTCAATCTCCTCTTTATCGGAATTGGAGAAATTAACCCTCACAGTGGAGTTTCCGCCGCCATCTGCATAAAACGGTGTACCTGGCAGGATGGCCACATTCCGTTTCAGGGCCGCTTCAAAGAGCTCACCTGATGAAACACCTTCCGGAAGCGTCAGCCAGACAAACATCCCACCTGTTGGCCGGGTGTAGTGCACATCGTCCGGGAAGCACTTATCCATCTTAGAGACCATCCACTCGGCACGTTTCCGGTACTCTTTGTTAATACCTGCAATATGGGCATCAATATCGTTTTCTTCCAGATATTTTGCAAGGATACGCTGGGAAAGATAGTTGGAGTGCAGGTCGGATGCCTGTTTCGCGATGAGGATCTTTTCCATGACCGCATCAGGGGCACAGACCCATCCCATTCGCATGCCGGGCGAGAAGATCTTAGAGAATGAACCCGTCAGAATCCCTTCACCGTCCATGTATGCACTGACCGGTTTTCTTGCAACCCCGTCAAACTGGAGTTCGCCATAGGCATCGTCTTCCAAAAACGGTATTTCATGCTCGCAGAGCTCAGATGCAAGATCCCGTCGCCGGTTTTCCGAGTAGGTGATACCGGACGGGTTCTGTGAGTTGGGGATACCATACATGAACTTGGCAGATGATGTCTCAAGGACGCCTGTGAGACAATCCAGGTCAGGCCCTTCCTCATCCAGAGGTACCGGAAGGTATGTTGCCTGAAACATGGAAAAAGACTGGATGGCACCCAGATATCCGGGATCTTCAACAATCACCGCATCACCCTTGTCAAGGTAGACCTTTCCGACGAGGTCAAGACACTGCTGCGACCCGTTTGTAATCAGGATATTATCTGCATCGACCGTGAGGCCGTACCGGATGCGGTATCGTTCTGCAATCCATTCCCGCAGAGGTGGGTGACCTTCGGTGGTTGAATACTGGAGAGCGGTCTTACCGTCTTCCTTCAGCACTGCTGCTGCGGCTTTCTGTATCCCCTCATCATCAATGAGATTGGGATTCGGAAGGCCGCCTGCAAAGGATATTATTTCCGGATTTGCGGTGACCTTCAGTATCTCGCGGATAAATGATTTCTGTGTTGAACAGATTCGTTCCGAGTACCGATGGTTCATTAGGTATTATGTACCGGCTCGAAAGAAAACCGTGCCCATTTTGATCAAACAAAGATCACCACCAGGCATTTTTCCCTGCTTCTGTGATACATTCAGCGCCTTCATGCCGGGGGTTATTGACCGTCTGGCCCACCTGCACCATCGCCATCCGCGCCTCCGGGTATGGCTGCAGGATGTCCGGAACATACGGGCCAAAGAGCCAGCGCGTTTCATCTTCTTCCGGCAGGATAACAGGCATGCGATTGTGAATGCGTCCGACAAGCATATTTGAGGGGCAGGTGATCATGGTGAAGGTCGGTTTCAGCTGTCCGGATTCCGGGTCCGTCCACCAGTCACAGAGACCGGCGAATCCAAAGAGCGGCCGGGACCGGAGGGTGATATAAAAGGGATAGGAGACGCCCCGCTCCTTCTTCCATTCATAGAACCCGGACGCAGGAATAATACAACGTGAGTGCTGCACAAGGTCACGGAATGCAGGTTTTTCCGAAAGTGTTTCGGAACGGGCGTTTGTCAGCCACTCCCCGGATTCCCCATTTTTCTTCCAGGCAGGAATCAGGCCCCACCGGGCAGAGACACAGACAACATCGTCACCTTCTGCAATGAGGACAGGGGCGCCCTGCGTTGGTGCAATATTATACCGGTCCTCCAACTCACCGCAGGAGATACCAAACGTGGAAACGAAGTCCTCCGTGTGAGTCAGGGTATAACGCATGCACATGGCAGGATTGTTCGCGTTCATCGGGCATATGCATAATCCCCCTGTATCAAAAAGAGAGTTTAAAGAATCCAAACTCCAAACGTTCGCATACATACGGTGAAAAAGAGATGACAGGATCTGCTAAGATATCATATACGAATGACGGGCTGCTTGTAACCTTTGAAAACGGCCGGATTTACGACGTTCATCCGGGTAAAGGCGGGGACGTCTCCTGCACATTACAAAACGGACCCGTTGAACTGACACCTTTTGCACAGACTGTGAAAGGCCTTGTCGGTGATGAGATACTCTCAGAGATAGAACACTGTGCAGAACTCTTCAATCAAAAGTGCAGGTAAAAGAGAGATGGCCATTAAATGGGCCGTACTAAAATTAAAATGTTATACCCCGTTCTGGTTGATGAGGTGGATAAGAGCGGAGAATCCATCGATCTCCATCTGGAGCACTTCATTGCGTGTCATACCCATGGAGGTTTCCGCGTCGGCAGTGAGGGTGTCAGGGCCGCGGATGACGGTTCGTTTGACACCGTCTGCCGAGAGGATTTCTGCGGCCTCCATCTCATGAACGAATGACCTGCCGGGAAGGATGACGACTTTTTCAAGGGACGGGAGATCAATTTCTTTGAGGTCATCGCGGGTGATCAGGCAGGCAATCTCTTTTTTCGGGCTGTGCACCCATGACTTGTTTCCGCAGGCGTCAAGCACATCCTGTACATAGCGGGCGGCGATGGCACCGGAGATGAGACTTGCCCGCTTGCGCACCCGTGGGAGTTTTTCCAGGAGTTCGGGTTCATCGAGAATGGCGAACGGCGACCCGAGGGTGGGGTCCCAGAGAGGTGTGCCGCTGATGCGCAAATTGTAACGTCCATTAAGGTCGGTGACCATGTCACGGAACGACGATACGGTCTGCACCCGCTGCCCTTTGACAACCGGTGCATTTTTCAGGATCAGTCCCTGATCTTCCCGGTTCGCAAACCGCATGAGAATAAGACCCTTTGCGCCCTTTTCCTCCAGCCATTTGCAGGTGCGCTCAAGGTCTTCGCCGTCATTGACACCGGGTATGATGAGCGCAGCCGCATAGACATCAATCTTCTGGCAGAGTTTACCAAGTACCGCAAGAGATGCCTCGGGAGTTTTATCCCCCATCCACTCGCGCCGGAGTTCGGGGTTGACCGAAAATACGGTAAATGAGACTTCAGAGAGGCCCAGTTCCACCATCCGGTCGGCGAGAGCCGGGTCATCGAATCCTTTTCCGCTGGTGTACCCGATATGAATGGGCACTTCCATGCTGCCCAGAAGGTCCATCAGATCTTCAAATGCCGGATAACAGGACGGGTCACCCCCGCCGGAGATGGTGATACGTTCAAGGTTACCGCCCATCATCTGTAGGTTTCCGAGCACATCGTCTGCTACATCACGCAGATCCTTAAACCCCGTATATCTTTCACGGACGAAATTGGTGCAATAGTCACACCCGACAGAAAACGGCATGCAGTATTTACAGCCCAGGGGTTCAGGTTCATCTTCCTCACGAACCCCCTTAAAGTAACAGTATTTACAAAATCCCTGGCAGTCCAGACCGGGCCTGCCACCGATATCTACAGTCAGGTGTGCCATGATTATGTACTATTCTGACGCTGACGGGATAAAGGGATTTGGAATGATGGTAGGGATGAACAACCAAAGAGGAGACATGCGGAAACATAATGAATAATTTAACAAAAAGAGTTTCCGCAACCAGTCGGGTGAAAACGAAGATGAAAAAATCCGATGAAAAGCAGTCAGAAGGGGGAAGGACGCACCAGATCATATCGCCACATTTTTTACCCCGGAGAACCAATTATGTAAAGCGCCTCAGTGGCTTAGTGGTATAGCGGCTGATTTGTAATCAGCAGGTCGGGGGTTCAACTCCCTCCTGAGGCTTCATTACAATTAATACAGAGTCCCTTTCGTTTTTTCAATTCAAAACCCTTAAAGGCTCTTTTGAGATGGCATAAATTCATATAATTTACAGATATCATTAATTGATTTAGTAAAACGCATTACTATACTCATAGTCAAGCTTCATAGCATCACTATCCTTTCGGTGATTGTATCTCCATACGTATTCCCCGACATACCGTGGCATCTTCTCTCGTCAGATTCCCCCGTTGGAGGTCAATTTCCGTTTCAAATAGCCCGGAATCCTTCCAGACCGATGATCTGGTTTCCTCGGCCATCGCTATAGTGCCTCTCCCCATGTGCTATTGGTGTATGGACGATAAAGAAGTCGCAACGAACAGGGCCGTACGGTGAGCGCACCTTCTGTCTGCAAACATACGTGTCTGCTTGCGGATTGAGGCGGATGACGAAAAGGTTGGGAGAACGGTTGAGTTTGATACTGTAATGCCTGACGCAACACGGTTAGGTAGTATGATGAAAGTTATGTAAAATGAAGAGGCGGATTGAAAGATCCTCTCCCTCTGATTGATTAATTCCAGCCTGGCTGAATTAAATGAAGGATGATATTTGCTTTGCGGCGACTTTAAAAGAGGAAAGTGGTCATTGCATCTCCACAATTCTATCTTCCGGATGGAAAAATATTATACTATCTCACCCAAATTCCGGGCAGAGGCACTTTTTAGAACTTTATTGACTATTATTTAATTTTAAAGCAATTTATGCGATTTTTATTCCTTCATACTATTGCCCTGATTCCCTTCTAATTTCATTGTGCACTGCGCCTACCAAATTCTCCTGCAATGAACATCAGGATAATAAATCCTATGACGGCCACGTCCATAATCTCTATCAAGACTTCGGGATTGGTGGCAAAATTGCTGGAAGCGATGGCAAATGCAGCCGCTAAATTTCGTTGACCCGTTCCGAGTGCAAGAACCGTTTTATTATTTTTATCAGTCCCACCCAGCAGATAACCGATGATAACAGCGCCAACAACCAGAAGGATGGATGTTAAAATTCCGCCGGTTCCAAGAACTCCATAGGTTACATCGGAATAACCCACAAAATATCCGATGAACAGTGCTGCCAGAGACAGGTTGGCAGCCATACTCATCGTAGGGATGAGACCCTTGGCCACTTCTTCGTACCTGGCCCGGACAAAAAGGGCAAAAGCGAGCGGAATGAGCATCAACACGACAAGGCTTCTGGCAATCTCCAAGGGATGAACCTGCACTCCGGTCAATACAAATGGCAGAACGATGGGCAGATAGGCGACGGTAATCACCATCAGGAGGACCATCAGCCCGGCGGTAAACGCCATATCGCCTTTGGCCATCTGTACCAGCTTGGGCAGGAACGGCGCCCCTGCGGCGAAACCCACCAGAATCAGGCCGACCTGCAGTCCCTCGGATAGCGGGATGAACCCCACTATTAATAATGCCAGAATGGGCACGAGGACGAAGTTTGCCACGAGAGTTGTGATGACCAGCTTTCTGTTCTTCAGTGCGGTCATGATTTGAGGAATAGTCAGGCTAAACCCCATTCCTAACATGCTGGTAATGACAAATACCAACACGCCCAACGTGCCTATGGCAATAAAGACAGGATCAAACTGGGTCATACTCATTTAAGCCCCTGCCCGGAAACACTCCCGGAATCAGGGGGATAATGATTCCGACAGTGATGGGACTCCTCATATGCGGTCATTATTTTTCCTCCTCCTATTAATGTTTCCGGATGAGAGTGAATTCCGCGCGGAATTCCTTGTATAAAATTGATTGAAGCGGGAATTTACGCATTTCAGACCTATTTTTAATTATTTTGTGTTATTCCTCATCGTAACGAGCAGTCCGCGAAGAACACTTCGATACCTACTTAACAGCCGTCGTGCCCACTCTGATCTCCATCGCAGCACCGCTCCTTCCGGTGGGGAGTCCTCCTCGTCGTCAGCCTGGCAAGATTCGTCCGGGTCATTGACACCACCACCATGGAAGTGTCCATGAACGCTCCTGCAAATGACCTGAACACTGATCTCTCAGACATCCAATCCATCATCACCATCTACACCCTGATGAAGGCTGCCAACATAAACTGTTTCACAAAATAAAAAGAGCAATAGGACACGCACTATCAACAGTATCGCATCGTCTGATCTCAATATATATTTGCCCATATGCATCGTGCCATCCTTCTATTGGCAGCAAATCTTTCCGGCTCCCCGCTAATATTCATCCTGCGGCTTTGTCATCACCACATCCTCAACCTCAGGCACAAGAAGCCAGAGTGCCTTCACGACTTTATTTCGTATAACCGGGTCATCTGTCTCAAGCATCGGATCCAGTCGGGCAATCACACCATTCTCAATAAGAGCCTCTTGATCGTCCGTTGCAGCAATCGCGATGATGATATCAAGGGCTGAACCGCATATGTGCGGATTTGGATCATCGAGGAGGTCTGCAACCACCTCGATGCCACCCTGCCGGATGAGCTCATTAGCCCGCCAGTCCTCATCTTCTGTACTCACCGCAAGCGCCTCCACCGCAGCCTCCCGCACTTCCTCGTCCGGATGAACAAGGCGACTGAGGAGATCCTCTGTCAGATCTCTTTTGATTTTCAGATCTTCCATATCTATCTCTTTCAGAGCCACAT
Above is a window of Methanogenium organophilum DNA encoding:
- the mmp10 gene encoding methyl coenzyme M reductase-arginine methyltransferase Mmp10 (Mmp10 (methanogenesis marker protein 10) is a cobalamin-requiring radical SAM methyltransferase that creates the methylarginine modification to methyl coenzyme M reductase.); this translates as MAHLTVDIGGRPGLDCQGFCKYCYFKGVREEDEPEPLGCKYCMPFSVGCDYCTNFVRERYTGFKDLRDVADDVLGNLQMMGGNLERITISGGGDPSCYPAFEDLMDLLGSMEVPIHIGYTSGKGFDDPALADRMVELGLSEVSFTVFSVNPELRREWMGDKTPEASLAVLGKLCQKIDVYAAALIIPGVNDGEDLERTCKWLEEKGAKGLILMRFANREDQGLILKNAPVVKGQRVQTVSSFRDMVTDLNGRYNLRISGTPLWDPTLGSPFAILDEPELLEKLPRVRKRASLISGAIAARYVQDVLDACGNKSWVHSPKKEIACLITRDDLKEIDLPSLEKVVILPGRSFVHEMEAAEILSADGVKRTVIRGPDTLTADAETSMGMTRNEVLQMEIDGFSALIHLINQNGV
- a CDS encoding SOS response-associated peptidase; this translates as MNANNPAMCMRYTLTHTEDFVSTFGISCGELEDRYNIAPTQGAPVLIAEGDDVVCVSARWGLIPAWKKNGESGEWLTNARSETLSEKPAFRDLVQHSRCIIPASGFYEWKKERGVSYPFYITLRSRPLFGFAGLCDWWTDPESGQLKPTFTMITCPSNMLVGRIHNRMPVILPEEDETRWLFGPYVPDILQPYPEARMAMVQVGQTVNNPRHEGAECITEAGKNAWW
- a CDS encoding bile acid:sodium symporter family protein; its protein translation is MTQFDPVFIAIGTLGVLVFVITSMLGMGFSLTIPQIMTALKNRKLVITTLVANFVLVPILALLIVGFIPLSEGLQVGLILVGFAAGAPFLPKLVQMAKGDMAFTAGLMVLLMVITVAYLPIVLPFVLTGVQVHPLEIARSLVVLMLIPLAFALFVRARYEEVAKGLIPTMSMAANLSLAALFIGYFVGYSDVTYGVLGTGGILTSILLVVGAVIIGYLLGGTDKNNKTVLALGTGQRNLAAAFAIASSNFATNPEVLIEIMDVAVIGFIILMFIAGEFGRRSAQ
- a CDS encoding cache domain-containing protein produces the protein MVNRFSVLVIVGVCLCLFSAGCTTSPDATVTPGDNEMTVLLDCAIANVSSGLSQLQESNAENAKELSQTGITGVAANTLLQEKLTGTSPYVISSLAIDPEGIVTAAAPAHYEIIAGMDLGYQSEVQYANEVKEPVLSGIFMLEEGFPGISLSYPIFSDTGAYLGYTDLTFRPEIFLRQYFRPITKETGYEFMVLQTDGTILYETNEEEVGKNTFTDPLYQSTEIQILAEKVVAESSGRGVYTFWDTDWKKEVSRELYWSTVTFDGTEWRVAIIRDINTSLSPTPLPTPRSDTVLDEDILRVESFVEDAAAFAQQNGRDVALAAFNDPEGDFIDGELYIFAYDMNGTTLAHPYQPGIIGENRTAVVDGNGLEIIKCCRDLAARGGGYLYFTFPNPSDSYRDELKLAAIRPVDDTWYVGSGIYIPEMNVALNQTAIDTLIGRVKEAQAFALTTSSYGDNTEIFVAMNEKFGDDANYVFAYDMNGTCLNLPFQPEMTGTDRLNFTDAYGVRAVELEIDAAKRGGGYVYVVYENPDTGMEELKFCYVAPVMDMYFVGSGVYAGAVG
- a CDS encoding HEAT repeat domain-containing protein — encoded protein: MEDVDMEEVGPEDVALKEIDMEDLKIKRDLTEDLLSRLVHPDEEVREAAVEALAVSTEDEDWRANELIRQGGIEVVADLLDDPNPHICGSALDIIIAIAATDDQEALIENGVIARLDPMLETDDPVIRNKVVKALWLLVPEVEDVVMTKPQDEY
- a CDS encoding aminotransferase-like domain-containing protein; the encoded protein is MNHRYSERICSTQKSFIREILKVTANPEIISFAGGLPNPNLIDDEGIQKAAAAVLKEDGKTALQYSTTEGHPPLREWIAERYRIRYGLTVDADNILITNGSQQCLDLVGKVYLDKGDAVIVEDPGYLGAIQSFSMFQATYLPVPLDEEGPDLDCLTGVLETSSAKFMYGIPNSQNPSGITYSENRRRDLASELCEHEIPFLEDDAYGELQFDGVARKPVSAYMDGEGILTGSFSKIFSPGMRMGWVCAPDAVMEKILIAKQASDLHSNYLSQRILAKYLEENDIDAHIAGINKEYRKRAEWMVSKMDKCFPDDVHYTRPTGGMFVWLTLPEGVSSGELFEAALKRNVAILPGTPFYADGGGNSTVRVNFSNSDKEEIEAGIEIVADVLDEIRNSPQ